The DNA sequence CACCACCGATCGGCACCAGTGCCCGAAGCTTCGACAACGGGTTCTGCTCACGGTCCCGGAGATGCTCCGCCAGATCCCTCGTTGTCCACCCCTCGCACAGCGTGGGAGCATCAGGCCCCTTGTCCAGAAGAGATTGGGCCAGGGCTTCGCGCTCACTATTAGAAAAAGTCATGAACCCCAGCCTAAGCGCTTTTCTCACGCCAGGTTGGGGTTCACTCGTTGGGAAACCTACTCAGTGGTTAGAGGGATTCCCTGGAGGCACGAACCTCATCATCATTAATGCTCACGTTATCCGAGGTCATCGGGATGACGGTAGGCATGATGACCGGCTGGCGCTTCCACTTCTGCTCCACGAAACGGGAAAGCTTACGACGCATCTGCTGAACCATGCGGTAAGGATCGTTTTCACCTTCGGCGGCAAGATCGTTCATAGTGTTCTCAGCCAGCTCGGTGACCTCAGTCATCATTGCCTTGGAATCCTCGGAGAAACCAGTGGTTTCAACCCGTGGGCTCTCAAGGAGTCGACCCGTGCGGTTGTCGATGACACACGTGATGGAGATCAGTCCACCCTCGCCGAGGGAGGTACGGTCCGCCAGGATGTCTGCATCGATATCACCCATGGTGACACCATCGACATAGAGGTTACCGACTGGAATCTGACCCACAACCTTGGCATGTCCGTTGACCAGGTCAACGACTACACCATTCTGTGCGAGCACGACGTTGTCGCGCTGCACACCGGTGGAGATCGCCAGTTCCTTGTTGGCACGCAGGTGACGCCACTCGCCGTGCACAGGCATGGCGTTCTTCGGGCGCGCAGCGTTGTACAGGAACAGCAGCTCGCCTGAGTATGCGTGGCCAGAGGTGTGCACCTTGGCGTCGCGGCCTGTGATCACGGTTGCGCCGATCTGGGCCAGCATGTTGATCACACCGAAGACAGCTTCCTCATTACCCGGAACGAGCGAGGAGGACAGGATGATCAGGTCGCCGTCGCGGACGGTGATCTGACGGTGTTCACGGCGTGCCATCCGGGACAACGCCGCCATGGGCTCACCCTGGGTGCCGGTGGTGATGAGCATGACCTTGTGCGGTGCCATGCGGGAGGCATCGTCCATGGAGACGATCGTTCCGCGTGGTGCCTTGAGGTAGCCCATCTTCTCGGCGATCTCCATGTTCCGGATCATGGAGCGACCGTTGAAAGCCACCTTGCGACCTGCTGCGACAGCGGCATCGACAGCAGCCTGGACACGGTAGACGTTTGAGGCGAAGGAGGCGAGGATGACGCGCTGCTTGGCTTCAGTGACCAGACGCTTCAGCGTCGGGGCGATCTCCGCCTCGGAACCTGATACGCCCGGGGTGGTTGCGTTGGTGGAGTCACACAGCATCAGGTCGACGCCTTCGTCACCGAACCGGGACAGTGCCGGCAGGTCGGTTGGACGACCATCGGTTGGGGTCTGATCCAGCTTGATGTCACCGGTGTGGATGACAAGTCCGGCAGGGGTCTTGATGGCGAGGCCCAGGCAGTCTGGGATGGAGTGGTTGACTGCCCAGAAGCGAATGTTGAACGGTCCGCGGTTCTCATTGGACTGCTCGTTGACCTCGATCAGCTTCGGACGCAGTCGGTGCTCCTTGCACTTGGCTGCGATGAGCGCGAGTGTGAAACGGGATCCGATGATGGGGATGTCACTGCGCAGCTTGAGCAGCCACGGGATCGCTCCGATGTGGTCCTCATGCCCGTGGGTGACCACGAGTGCCTCAACGCGGTCGAGGTTGTTCTCGATCGGACCGAAGTCCGGCAGGATCAAATCCACGCCAGGTTCGCCTGATGACGGGAACAGCACACCACAGTCAACGATGAGAAGACGGTTGTTGTATTCGAACACGGTCATGTTGCGACCGATCTCGGAAATACCACCCAGTGCGTAGATACGCAGCCCGTTGGATGGAGCCTTCGGTGGGTCGGGCAGACGCTGGGTCAGGTCCGCGCCCTGCATGGACTTGACCACATTGCGGCGACCACCCTGGTTACGCTGAGCCGGGTTACGCTGACCACGGTTACCCTGACCGTCCTGGCCCTGGTTGCCTCCACCACGGCGGCTACGTCCACCACGGCTGTTGGACGAGGAACGTCCACGGCCGGAGTTGTTACCGCCCCGGTTCGACGACGAGTCGGACCCGTTGGAGTCCCGGTTGTCGTTTCCGGAGGCAGGTGCTTTGTCCGTTTCTTGGGCGGCTGATGCCTCAGGAGCCTGGAACACCGGGGTGTCCGCTACCGCTTCCTGTCCAGCCTCCGGCGGACCCGCCTTGCGGGTGACCTTCCGGGCGCGATTACGGGATTCATTCATATTTATAGAACTCCAGCTTTTTTCATGTCTGCACGGAGATCCTCGAGTTCCTGCTCGTTGGGAGCAACAATCGGAAGTCGGGGTTCTCCTACGTTGATGCCCTGCAGTTGCAGAGCAGCCTTGGCCATGCTGACACCACCCAGGCGACCCTGGGCAGCTATCAGCGGGGATAGTGTGGCGTTGATTTCCCGCGCGCGGGCGAGGTCGCCTTCCTCGAAGCTTGTGTACAGCTCACGCAGAGCGTTAGGGGCTGCATGACCGATGACGGAAATGAAGCCGGAGCCGCCCATCGCCAACCACGGGAGATTGAGTGGGTCATCTCCTGAATACCAGGCAAGCCCGGTCTCCTGAATCAGAGCCGCCGCTGCGACGAGATCACCCTTCGCATCCTTCATTGCACGGATGGTGGGCAATTCGCTTAGACGTCTGATGGTATCAGACTCAATGGGAATGCCTGAACGACCAGGGATGTCATAGAGACAGATCGGCAGATCCGTTGCGTGGGCGATTTCCGAGAAATGACGGAACAACCCCTCCTGACTCGGTTTCGAGTAATAGGGGGTGACCACCAGAAGGCCGTCTGCGCCTGCCTCCGCGGAGGCCTGTGCCAATTCAATCGATGAACGGGTGTCATTCGTTCCGGAGCCCGCGATGAGCTTGGCGCGGTCCCCCACTTCTTCGCGAACGGCCTTGAGCAGTTCAAGTTTTTCAGCGGTGGTTGTGGTCGGGGATTCACCGGTGGTGCCCGCCAGGATCAGGGAATCCACTCCGTTATCCACCAGATGGGCTGCAACGCGACGCCCAGTGGCTAGATCAAGATCGCCGGATTCAGTGAACGGAGTAACCATGGCCACTCCGACCGTGCCGAAGTGCTCAACTTCGGTCTTCGCTGCTAAACCTGTGCTCATGGACACCAAGGTTACCTTCTTCCCTTACTCTGGGGTTTACCAACCCCTCGATTTTCCATCAAGTCTTAAAAATTGTTCTGACGCCCCTATCCCACGGGGCCAATTCCGGCCAGGATACAGCCTGTATTACAGCGCATCCTACCGTTCCGCACATGCCAGACGTGGCTGTACGGGATCCACCGGCATGTTCTTTCGATCAGAAATGTGGAAACATAGAACATCCAACCTGCCGTCCTGGAAAGGAAGGAGAATCAGCCCATGTCAGAAGCTCTGAGCTGGTTCCTGTGGAATTTCGCCACGTGGATCACCCTGGGTGTGTTTGGTGGCTTCGCCACCGGGGATATTCTGGACCCGGATTACCTGGCTATGTTATCCAGTGCCTGGGGAAACATGTCCAGCAACCCCTACCCACCGAGCCAGTAACCCACCCATGATGGTCCAAGCGCCCTGCACTGGATCACGATTAACTGGGGCTTCGATCAGAAGTCAGCCACGTAGGGGCTGGTGGCCATCTCGGTGCCGTCGGCGAGCTTTTCAATCTCAAAATCCCCGAACGCCGTGGGTGCCTGGACCCGGAGAAGTTTGAGGCATTCCACAGCAACGTTGCGGATCTCCACGTCGGCGTGTTCACTGGCCCGCATCCCGAAGAAGTGGCGCCAGGACCGGAAGTTGCCTGTGACCACAATCCGGGATTCTGTGGCATTGGGCAGAACCGACCGCGCCGCCTGCCGGGCCTGTTTCTTGCGCAGCAGGGCGTTCGGCTCGCCTTCCAGTTTTTCCTCCAACGCGGCGAGTAGTTCATTGTAAATGAACCTGTTCTCATCCATTGAGCGGAGAAAAAGCGAGCGTAGCTCCGGATCATCATTGATCACTCCGGGGATGATGACCTCCTGTTCCCCCTCATGCACAAAACGCTGGGAGAGCTGGGAGAAGGAGAAATGCCGGTGCCTGACCAACTCATGGGTGGCTGATCGTGAGATGCCCCGGAGATACATGGTCGCGCTGGCATGTTCCAAAAGGGCGGTGTGGCCGACCTCCATGATGTGGCGGAGATAGGCCGCGTTGGTGGCTGTCCGGGGATTAGGTTTGTCAAAGGTCTCATAACAGGCACGCCCCGCGAACTCAATGAGCGCCTCGGCTCCCGTCGCATCGGTGTCCCAGTCCACGGATGTGGGTGGGGTGAATGCTGTGCATGCAATCAGTTCAACCTTCAGTTCAACCGGTTCTGCCACGCGTTCTCGGCTCCTTCACTCAAAACAGGGATTATGTCGATCTGACTCCGGGGAGGGATCTCTTAGAGATCCAGGTAGTGCTCCAACCCGATGGTCAGACCCGGGTGCTGCGCGATGTTGCGCACGCCCACCAGGACGCCCGGTGCAAAGGAATTACGGTCATAGGAGTCCTGCTTGATGGTCAGGGTCTGGCCCTGGGTGCCGAAGATGACGGCTTCATGTGCGACCATGCCGGTCATGCGTACCGCGTGAACGGGGATGCCGTCAACGCTGGCGCCGCGGGATCCGTCAAGTGCCTGTTCGGTGGCGTCCGGCTGCTCATCCATGCCGGCCTCTCGACGTGCATCGGCGATGCCCTGCGCGGTGTGGATGGCGGTTCCCGACGGTGCATCGAGCTTGTTCGGGTGATGCAGTTCAATCACTTCGGCGGATTCGAAGAATTTGGCCGCCTGCTTGGCGAACACCATGGTCAGTACTGCGGAGATGGCAAAGTTGGGGGCGATGAGAACACCCACGCCGTCATTGTCTTCACACCAGGTGCGCACCTGGTTCAGACGGTCCTCATCAAAACCGGTGGTACCCACCACGGCGGAGATCCCATTGTTGATGCAGAAGTCCAGGTTGCCCATGACAGCATTAGGCGTGGTGAAATCGACGACCACCTGCGCACCGGCATCCACGAGGACGGACAAGTCATCATCGTGATCAACCTCTGCCACAAGCTCCAGATCATCGGTCTCGTTGACTGCTGCCACAATCGTCTGACCAACCCGGCCCTTAGCGCCCAGGACACCAACCTTGATTGCCATGAAAACTCCTTCTTGTTGTGTGGTTAACCTCCACCAGTCTAGACACTGGCTGTTCGCACGCTGGTGCGTGCCACCTCCTTGAAGGCTTGTCGACGCCCCACCGGCGCCCCAGTGTCCCCCGGCGTACAACGATTCACGCACGGTTTCCTACCGGCACTGTTCAAAATTATTCACCCGGCTTAAAGTTTATATATGAAAGCGATATCCACGTCCCTAGCTTTGGTCGCCACCGCTGCGCTGTTCACCATGACTGGATGTACGGACAACGGCGATGCCAGTGGCACCACCACGGTCACCGCGCCCACCACCGCTGCTTCTCCGGGCCCCGGCACCGCCATCACGGGTACCAACGGTGAAACAACCACCGTTACGGCGTCGCAGACGTCGGGGACGGGCGTCGATAAGCCTGATCCAACCGTGCCAGTCACCCAGCCGCTCGGCAGCCCGGGCCTGGGGCGCACGATGCAGCCGCCGGAGGGTGCCTATGATCTGACGGTGATGGATGTCCGCATGGCCGAGCATGAAGCGTTCACGCGCGTGGTTTTTGATTTCCACGGGACCGGAATGCCTGGTTGGTGGGCGGGTTACACCGCCGAGGCAACGCAGCAGGCCTCGGGTCTCCCCGTGTACGTTTCCGGTGATTCCTTCCTGGAGGTCAGTCTGGACGGCATCGCACTGCCACCCGATGCCGAGGTCCAGGGTGTGAACATGGGTTCCTTCGGTGGTGCGGGGATCGTGGATGAAGTGGTCCTGACCACCATCTTTGAGGCCCGAGCGCAGTTCTACATAGGTGTCTCGGATCATCCGCGTGAATATTCGATAACACTGCTGCAGGAGCCGACCAGAGTGGTGGTTGACCTGGTGCACTAGGAAAACAACAAGGGCGGCCCCTCAAGGAGAAGTTCCTTGAGGGGCCGCCGTTGTTGCTGGGGTGAGGAGGGTTCTAGTCTTCCTCAACCACCGGGACGAGGGAGATCTTGCCGCGGTTGTCAATATCGGCGATCTCCACCTGGAGCTTCTGTCCGACGCTGACCACGTCCTCGACCTTCTCCACGCGCTTGCCGTTGCCGAGCTTGGAGATGTGAATCAGACCATCACGGCCCGGCAGCAGGGAGACGAAGGCGCCGAAGGCGGTGGTCTTGACCACGGTGCCCAGGAAACGCTCGCCGACCTTAGGCAGCTGTGGGTTGGCCAGTGCGTTGATCTTCTCGATCGCAGCTTCTGCAGCCTCACCGCTGGATGCGGAGATGAACACGGTGCCGTCATCTTCAATGGAGATGTTCGCGCCGGTCTCCTCGGTCAGGGCGTTGATGTTCTTGCCCTTCGGCCCGATCAGCTCGCCGATCTTGGAGACCGGGATCTGCACGGTGGTGATGCGTGGTGCGAACTGGCTCATCTCATCCGGGCTGTCGATGACCTCAGCCATGGTCTCAAGAATGGCCAGACGGGCATCGCGTGCCTGCTCCAGAGCATCGGTGAGAACCTGGGTGGGAATGCCATCGAGCTTGGTGTCCAGCTGCAGGGCGGTGATGAACTCGGAGGTACCAGCGACCTTGAAGTCCATATCGCCGAAGGCATCCTCAGCACCGAGGATATCGGTCAGTGCCACGTACTTGGTCTTGCCATCAACCTCATCAGAAACAAGACCCATGGCGATACCGGCAACCGGTGCCTTCAATGGCACACCTGCGTTGTACAGGGACAGAGTGGATGCACAGACGGAACCCATGGAGGTGGAACCGTTGGAGCTTAGTGCCTCAGAGACCTGACGGATGGCATAAGGGAACTCTTCGCGGGACGGGATCACCGGCAACACTGCGCGTTCTGCGAGGGCACCATGGCCGATTTCGCGGCGCTTCGGGGATCCGACGCGGCCGGTCTCACCGGTGGAGTACGGCGGGAAGTTGTAGTGGTGCATGTAGCGCTTGGAATCAACCGGCGCCAGGGAATCGATCTGCTGCTCCATCTTGAGCATGTCCAGGGTGGTGACACCCATGATCTGGGTCTCTCCACGCTCGAACAGGGAGGAACCGTGTGCCCGCGGGATCAGTTCGACCTCAACACCCAGGTCACGGATGTCGGAGACTCCACGGCCGTCGATGCGGAAACCCTCGGTGAGGATCTTGGTGCGCACGATCTTCTTCATCAGGGAGTTGTACGCTGCACGGATCTCCTTCGATGCCGCGGAAGTGGAATCATAAGAATCCTTGAACTGGCCAAGCAGCTGTGTCTCAACCTGTTCCATGTGCGCGTTGGTGGCATCCTCGCGCTCGTGCTTGCCCTTGATGGTGAGCAGCTCAGCGAGTTTGGTGGACGCCTTCTTCTCCACTGCTGCATAAACATCATCAGCGTACGGTGGGAACACAGGCAGCTGCTTGGGCTCCTTGGCCACACGCTGTGCCAGTCCCTCCTGTGCACGGCACAGGATGTCGATGAATGGCTTGGCTGCCTCGAGGCCCTCCGCGACGATCTTCTCGGTCGGTGCCGGAGCGCCGTCCTTGACACGCTCAACAACGGTGTCGGAGGCGCCTGCCTCCACCATCATCACAGCGACATCGGAGAAGGTCTTGTTTCCACGCTTGCGGTCAACCAGGCGACCGGCGACAACCAGCTCGAAGACGGACTGCTTCTGCTGCTCCACGGTGGGGAATGCCACCCACTGGCCGTCCTTGTGCTTCTCATCGGTGATCAGTGCCATGCGGACACCGCCGACGGCACCGGAAACCGGCAGACCCGAGATGCGGGTGGCTGCGGATGCACCGTTGATGGCCACGACATCATAGCTGTCCTGTGGGTTGATGGACATGACCGTGACCACGATCTGGACATCATTGCGCAGACCCTTGGCAAAGGTAGGACGCAGCGGGCGGTCGATCAGACGGCAGGCGAGGATCGCTTCGGTGGAGGGGCGTCCCTCACGGCGGAAGAATGATCCGGGGATACGGCCTGCGGCGTACATGCGTTCTTCAACATCCACGGTGAGTGGGAAGAAGTCAAAGCCCTCGCGTGGCTGGTTTGATGCGGTGGTGGTGGCCAGCAGCATCGTTTCATCATCAAGGTAAGTGGTTACTGCACCGTCTGCCTGGCGGGCCAGCTGGCCGGTCTCGAAACGGATGGTGCGGGTTCCGAAGTCACCATTATCAATGGTTGCAATGGCTTCAATAACGCCATAGTCGGTGTCTTCGAAATACTTAACTTCGCTCATATGCGAGTTGTTCTCCTCATTTTCAGTGCTTCCGGTGATCATCGGTGTCACCGTTAATGCTGTCTTCATACAACGTTTAAAAACTCTACCAGCTCAACACCGATTCCCCCAGTACTATTTTTCAGCAACTGACCGGGGTACTGACCGCGAGCTGACAATGCCGGTATGGCATGAAGAAACCACCCCACATCCCCCGGCCGGATGACCGAGGGGATGTGGGGTGGTTGCAGGTACGTCGCACGATCACCGTCTCATCCTCAGATGAGGAACGGTGATGCGCTCACCGTGAAATTAGCGACGCAGGCCGAGGCGTGCGATCAGGTCACGGTAGCGGGTGACGTTGTTGTCTGCCAGGTACTTCAGCATGCTGCGACGACGACCAACGAGCAGCAGCAGACCACGACGGGAGTGGTGGTCGTGCTTGTGGAACTTCAGGTGCTCGGTGAGGGTGTTGATGCGATTGGTCAGCATCGCGATCTGTGCCTCTGGGGAGCCGGTGTCGGTCTCGTGCAGACCGTACTCGGCAAGGATGGACTTCTTCTGCTCGGACGTAAGAGCCATGGAATTCTCCTAGTTATTTCAGTCCACATGAAAAGTTTTCACCATGCACCCAGGAAGTGGGCACACACTGTACTTTCTGTAACTGCTGCGGACCACAGTCACAAAACCATCGGTCAGCTTAGCACCAGCAGGTTACCCGACCCAAATGACTGGCCTTTATGTTCCTACTGCCCCGCGGCCACACGTCCAACGCGGGTCATGAACTCAGCAAGGAAACGCTCCACATCAACAGCCACCGCTGCACGGGCGGTACGCACCGGATCATTGAGTCGGAGTTCATCACCGATGGTGCGTCCGCGGGTTTCGCCGTCCACATCCACCTTGAGGTTGATGGGCAGCAGGGTCACCAGGCTCGGATCCACGGCCACACCAACGGCCAACGGGTCATGCAGTCCGCAGCCACCCAGGTGCGGGGCGGTGGTGTCATAGGCCTTGATGTAGTAGTCGGTCATGTCAGCCAACGCGATGGCCGCCGGGGTGCCCAGTGCGCGCCACTGGGCGGTGTGCTGCCTGGTCAACAGCGTCTGGAGGGTCACGTCCAGGCCGATCATCGTGACATCGGATGCCGCATGGAAGAGATCATTGGCGGCATCGGGGTCCTGGTTGATGTTGGCTTCCGCCCAGGGGCTGACATTGCCCGGAACGGTGAGGGCACCACCCATGATGACGATGTGGGCGTTCTCTGCGAAAGCCTGATCCTTGGCGGCGGCGGCAGCCAGGTTGGTCATGGGGCCGGTGGCGATGATGACCAGATCATCACCATGTTCGCGGACGGATTCAATGAGGAAATCAACCGCACCCGGGCGTGCCTCTGCCGCGGCCTTGGCCAGGGCGACTTCACCGATGCCGTTCTGTCCGTGGATGAACGCGGAGATCTCCAGGACCTCGAAACCGTCCTTGGTCTGGGCGTGTGGCTCCCCGAGGTAGACCGGGACCTCCGGGGCTCCGAAGAGCTCCAGGAGGGCGAGGTCGTTGGCGGCTCCGTTTTCCATCAGGACATTGCCGTAGGTACAGGTCACGCCGATGACCTCAAGCTCCGGGGATCCCAGGGCGTACGCCAGTGCGAGGGCATCATCGATGCCGGTGTCCAGATCCAGGATGGCTTTCTTGGTCATGGTGAGCATGCCTTTCCGTCAGTGTTCAGCGGTCTCTCAACCAACCATCTTAAGGCCCGCGTCGCGGGCCTTAATCAGCCGGGGTGGCCGCGTCGTCGAAAAGCTCACTGTCTTTTTCCAGAATCTCCCGGGTCCGGCTCACATCATTGGCCATCGCCTCCATGAGCTCATCAATGCCGTTGAACTTGACCATGGGGCGCAGGTGATCAACAAACTCCACCATCACGTGATGCCCGTAGAGGTCAGCTTCGCGGTCGAGGACGAAAGCCTCGACACTGCGGCGGTTATCGCCGAAGGTGGGGTTGGTGCCCACGGATACTGCGGTGGGATAACGGACACCGGGAATCATGTCGCCGTCGATGTCACGGGAGATCTCCTGGTCGATCTTGCGGTCATCGGTGATGGTGAACCAGCCGGCGTACACACCGTCAGCGGGCAACGCCACGGATTCCGGCAGGTAGAGGTTGGCCGTGGGGTACCCGAGCTCCTTGCCACCGCGCCCGGCACCGCGCACGACCTCGCCACGCACGGAATACCGTCGCCCGAGGGCCCAGTTGGCGCGCGCAACCTCACCTGTGGTGAGGAACTTCCGCACCAGGGTGGAGCAGATGCACACGTCATCATCGTGCAGCAACGGCATGATGGTCACATCCACGCCGTGCTCCCTGCCCAGCTCACGCATGGTGGCCTCGGTGCCGTCGCCGTTGGTGCCAAAGGTGAAGTTCTCCCCCACCACGATCGCCCTGGCGTGCAACGTCTCCACCAGCAGGGATGTGAAGTACTCCGCCGGGGACACTCCTGCGAGTTCGCGGGTGAAATCAATGATCAGCGCGGCGTCCACCCCCTCCGCCTCGGCGAGGGTGATGCGGTAATCCAACGGCGCCAGGCGCGTGGGCTGACGGCCTGGGAGAAACACCGAGATCGGATGTGGGTCGAAGGTGACCATCACGCAGGGCACACCCAGTTCACGGGCCTGCCGGGAAGCCTCGTTCATGAGTGTCTGATGCCCACGGTGTACACCGTCGAATACGCCGATCGTGACAACCGCACCCGTCAGGTCGGCTGGGACTTCTGTTAAACCACGCCAAATATCCACGGCTACAGGTTACGGCATAGACTTCCCAATCATGAATGATCCCGTCAAGAATTCAGGCCTCGTGGTGGTGGACAAGCCCGCCGGCATGACATCCCATGATGTGGTGTCCAAACTCCGTCGAGCGTTTTCCACACGCAAGGTGGGCCACGCCGGCACCCTCGACCCCATGGCCACCGGCGTGCTGGTGGTCGGCATCGAGCGCGGCACCCGCTTCCTCGCACACCTGGTGGCCACCACCAAGGCGTATGACGCCACCATCCGACTCGGAGCGGCGACCACCACCGATGACCGCGAGGGCGAGGTTATCTCCACGGCGGACGCTTCAGAGCTTATCGACGAAAAGATCACCGCCGCAGTAGTCGACCTCACCGGTGACATCATGCAGAAACCCGCCAGTGTGTCAGCCATCAAGATCGACGGTAAACGGGCGCACGAACGGGTCCGCGAGGGCGAGACCGTGGATATCCCGGCACGCCCGGTGACGGTGAGTGTGTTCGATGTGCTGGATCGTCGCCGTGAGGGCGGGTTCGTGGAT is a window from the Corynebacterium faecale genome containing:
- a CDS encoding nucleoside hydrolase, translating into MTKKAILDLDTGIDDALALAYALGSPELEVIGVTCTYGNVLMENGAANDLALLELFGAPEVPVYLGEPHAQTKDGFEVLEISAFIHGQNGIGEVALAKAAAEARPGAVDFLIESVREHGDDLVIIATGPMTNLAAAAAKDQAFAENAHIVIMGGALTVPGNVSPWAEANINQDPDAANDLFHAASDVTMIGLDVTLQTLLTRQHTAQWRALGTPAAIALADMTDYYIKAYDTTAPHLGGCGLHDPLAVGVAVDPSLVTLLPINLKVDVDGETRGRTIGDELRLNDPVRTARAAVAVDVERFLAEFMTRVGRVAAGQ
- the rpsO gene encoding 30S ribosomal protein S15, with amino-acid sequence MALTSEQKKSILAEYGLHETDTGSPEAQIAMLTNRINTLTEHLKFHKHDHHSRRGLLLLVGRRRSMLKYLADNNVTRYRDLIARLGLRR
- a CDS encoding polyribonucleotide nucleotidyltransferase; translated protein: MSEVKYFEDTDYGVIEAIATIDNGDFGTRTIRFETGQLARQADGAVTTYLDDETMLLATTTASNQPREGFDFFPLTVDVEERMYAAGRIPGSFFRREGRPSTEAILACRLIDRPLRPTFAKGLRNDVQIVVTVMSINPQDSYDVVAINGASAATRISGLPVSGAVGGVRMALITDEKHKDGQWVAFPTVEQQKQSVFELVVAGRLVDRKRGNKTFSDVAVMMVEAGASDTVVERVKDGAPAPTEKIVAEGLEAAKPFIDILCRAQEGLAQRVAKEPKQLPVFPPYADDVYAAVEKKASTKLAELLTIKGKHEREDATNAHMEQVETQLLGQFKDSYDSTSAASKEIRAAYNSLMKKIVRTKILTEGFRIDGRGVSDIRDLGVEVELIPRAHGSSLFERGETQIMGVTTLDMLKMEQQIDSLAPVDSKRYMHHYNFPPYSTGETGRVGSPKRREIGHGALAERAVLPVIPSREEFPYAIRQVSEALSSNGSTSMGSVCASTLSLYNAGVPLKAPVAGIAMGLVSDEVDGKTKYVALTDILGAEDAFGDMDFKVAGTSEFITALQLDTKLDGIPTQVLTDALEQARDARLAILETMAEVIDSPDEMSQFAPRITTVQIPVSKIGELIGPKGKNINALTEETGANISIEDDGTVFISASSGEAAEAAIEKINALANPQLPKVGERFLGTVVKTTAFGAFVSLLPGRDGLIHISKLGNGKRVEKVEDVVSVGQKLQVEIADIDNRGKISLVPVVEED
- the dapA gene encoding 4-hydroxy-tetrahydrodipicolinate synthase, whose protein sequence is MSTGLAAKTEVEHFGTVGVAMVTPFTESGDLDLATGRRVAAHLVDNGVDSLILAGTTGESPTTTTAEKLELLKAVREEVGDRAKLIAGSGTNDTRSSIELAQASAEAGADGLLVVTPYYSKPSQEGLFRHFSEIAHATDLPICLYDIPGRSGIPIESDTIRRLSELPTIRAMKDAKGDLVAAAALIQETGLAWYSGDDPLNLPWLAMGGSGFISVIGHAAPNALRELYTSFEEGDLARAREINATLSPLIAAQGRLGGVSMAKAALQLQGINVGEPRLPIVAPNEQELEDLRADMKKAGVL
- a CDS encoding bifunctional riboflavin kinase/FAD synthetase; the encoded protein is MDIWRGLTEVPADLTGAVVTIGVFDGVHRGHQTLMNEASRQARELGVPCVMVTFDPHPISVFLPGRQPTRLAPLDYRITLAEAEGVDAALIIDFTRELAGVSPAEYFTSLLVETLHARAIVVGENFTFGTNGDGTEATMRELGREHGVDVTIMPLLHDDDVCICSTLVRKFLTTGEVARANWALGRRYSVRGEVVRGAGRGGKELGYPTANLYLPESVALPADGVYAGWFTITDDRKIDQEISRDIDGDMIPGVRYPTAVSVGTNPTFGDNRRSVEAFVLDREADLYGHHVMVEFVDHLRPMVKFNGIDELMEAMANDVSRTREILEKDSELFDDAATPAD
- the thyX gene encoding FAD-dependent thymidylate synthase, with product MAEPVELKVELIACTAFTPPTSVDWDTDATGAEALIEFAGRACYETFDKPNPRTATNAAYLRHIMEVGHTALLEHASATMYLRGISRSATHELVRHRHFSFSQLSQRFVHEGEQEVIIPGVINDDPELRSLFLRSMDENRFIYNELLAALEEKLEGEPNALLRKKQARQAARSVLPNATESRIVVTGNFRSWRHFFGMRASEHADVEIRNVAVECLKLLRVQAPTAFGDFEIEKLADGTEMATSPYVADF
- a CDS encoding AMIN-like domain-containing (lipo)protein, which encodes MKAISTSLALVATAALFTMTGCTDNGDASGTTTVTAPTTAASPGPGTAITGTNGETTTVTASQTSGTGVDKPDPTVPVTQPLGSPGLGRTMQPPEGAYDLTVMDVRMAEHEAFTRVVFDFHGTGMPGWWAGYTAEATQQASGLPVYVSGDSFLEVSLDGIALPPDAEVQGVNMGSFGGAGIVDEVVLTTIFEARAQFYIGVSDHPREYSITLLQEPTRVVVDLVH
- the truB gene encoding tRNA pseudouridine(55) synthase TruB, with the translated sequence MNDPVKNSGLVVVDKPAGMTSHDVVSKLRRAFSTRKVGHAGTLDPMATGVLVVGIERGTRFLAHLVATTKAYDATIRLGAATTTDDREGEVISTADASELIDEKITAAVVDLTGDIMQKPASVSAIKIDGKRAHERVREGETVDIPARPVTVSVFDVLDRRREGGFVDLDVRVHCSSGTYIRSLARDLGAALGVGGHLTALRRTEVGPFTLDDAIPLADLQDNARLSLNLDEALSRSYPVLHITEEEGEALSMGKWLEPRGLTGVHAAVTPSGQAIALIEEKGKRLATVFVARPNTL
- the dapB gene encoding 4-hydroxy-tetrahydrodipicolinate reductase is translated as MAIKVGVLGAKGRVGQTIVAAVNETDDLELVAEVDHDDDLSVLVDAGAQVVVDFTTPNAVMGNLDFCINNGISAVVGTTGFDEDRLNQVRTWCEDNDGVGVLIAPNFAISAVLTMVFAKQAAKFFESAEVIELHHPNKLDAPSGTAIHTAQGIADARREAGMDEQPDATEQALDGSRGASVDGIPVHAVRMTGMVAHEAVIFGTQGQTLTIKQDSYDRNSFAPGVLVGVRNIAQHPGLTIGLEHYLDL
- a CDS encoding ribonuclease J, whose translation is MNESRNRARKVTRKAGPPEAGQEAVADTPVFQAPEASAAQETDKAPASGNDNRDSNGSDSSSNRGGNNSGRGRSSSNSRGGRSRRGGGNQGQDGQGNRGQRNPAQRNQGGRRNVVKSMQGADLTQRLPDPPKAPSNGLRIYALGGISEIGRNMTVFEYNNRLLIVDCGVLFPSSGEPGVDLILPDFGPIENNLDRVEALVVTHGHEDHIGAIPWLLKLRSDIPIIGSRFTLALIAAKCKEHRLRPKLIEVNEQSNENRGPFNIRFWAVNHSIPDCLGLAIKTPAGLVIHTGDIKLDQTPTDGRPTDLPALSRFGDEGVDLMLCDSTNATTPGVSGSEAEIAPTLKRLVTEAKQRVILASFASNVYRVQAAVDAAVAAGRKVAFNGRSMIRNMEIAEKMGYLKAPRGTIVSMDDASRMAPHKVMLITTGTQGEPMAALSRMARREHRQITVRDGDLIILSSSLVPGNEEAVFGVINMLAQIGATVITGRDAKVHTSGHAYSGELLFLYNAARPKNAMPVHGEWRHLRANKELAISTGVQRDNVVLAQNGVVVDLVNGHAKVVGQIPVGNLYVDGVTMGDIDADILADRTSLGEGGLISITCVIDNRTGRLLESPRVETTGFSEDSKAMMTEVTELAENTMNDLAAEGENDPYRMVQQMRRKLSRFVEQKWKRQPVIMPTVIPMTSDNVSINDDEVRASRESL